The sequence GATGTGGCAAGTCCACTCTGATTAACATGATTAGCGGTCTTATTCCTGTCGATCAGGGTGAGATTCGTATCCATGATAAACCCATTCGGCGAGCACGCATTGGCTATGTATTCCAAAACTATCGGGATTCTATGCTGCCATGGCTAAGCGCCTATGATAAT is a genomic window of Candidatus Obscuribacterales bacterium containing:
- a CDS encoding ATP-binding cassette domain-containing protein — its product is MMINPVTTQNAAPPDHFVSVKGLCKSFSGSVLYDNFDLDLSRNQLVSVFGPNGCGKSTLINMISGLIPVDQGEIRIHDKPIRRARIGYVFQNYRDSMLPWLSAYDN